In Equus asinus isolate D_3611 breed Donkey chromosome 13, EquAss-T2T_v2, whole genome shotgun sequence, one DNA window encodes the following:
- the NPTX1 gene encoding neuronal pentraxin-1, translating into MPAGRAARTCALLALCLLGSGAQDFGPTRFICTSVPVDADMCAASVAAGGAEELRSNVLQLRETVLQQKETILSQKETIRELTTKLGRCESQSTLDAGAGEARTGGGRKQPGSGKNTMGDLSRTPAAETLSQLGQTLQSLKTRLENLEQYSRLNSSSQTNSLKDLLQSKIDDLERQVLSRVNTLEEGKGGPKNDTEERVKIESALTSLHQRISELEKGQKDNRPGDKFQLTFPLRTNYMYAKVKKSLPEMYAFTVCMWLKSSAAPGVGTPFSYAVPGQANELVLIEWGNNPMEILINDKVAKLPFVINDGKWHHICITWTTRDGVWEAYQDGTQGGNGENLAPYHPIKPQGVLVLGQEQDTLGGGFDATQAFVGELAHFNIWDRKLTPGEVYNLATCSTKALSGNVIAWSESHIEIYGGATKWTFEACRQIN; encoded by the exons ATGCCGGCCGGCCGCGCCGCGCGCACCTGTGCGCTGCTCGCCCTCTGCCTCCTGGGCAGCGGGGCCCAGGATTTCGGGCCGACGCGCTTCATCTGCACCTCGGTACCCGTGGACGCCGACATGTGCGCCGCGTCCGTGGCCGCCGGCGGCGCCGAGGAGCTCCGGAGCAACGTGCTGCAGCTCCGCGAGACCGTGCTGCAGCAGAAGGAGACCATCCTGAGCCAGAAGGAGACCATCCGCGAGCTGACCACCAAGCTGGGCCGCTGCGAGAGCCAGAGCACGCTGGACGCGGGCGCCGGCGAGGCCCGGACGGGCGGCGGCCGCAAGCAGCCCGGCTCCGGCAAGAACACCATGGGCGACCTGTCCCGGACGCCGGCCGCCGAGACGCTCAGCCAACTCGGGCAAACTTTGCAGTCGCTCAAAACCCGCCTGGAGAACCTCGAG CAGTACAGCCGGCTCAATTCCTCCAGCCAGACCAACAGCCTCAAGGATCTGCTGCAGAGCAAGATCGATGACCTGGAGAGGCAGGTGCTGTCTCGGGTGAACACTCTGGAGGAAGGCAAGGGGGGCCCCAAGAACGACACCGAGGAGAGGGTCAAGATCGAGAGCGCCCTGACCTCCCTACACCAGCGGATCAGCGAGCTGGAGAAAG GTCAGAAAGACAACCGCCCTGGAGACAAGTTCCAGCTCACGTTCCCGTTACGGACCAACTACATGTATGCCAAGGTGAAGAAGAGCCTGCCGGAGATGTATGCCTTCACCGTGTGCATGTGGCTCAAGTCCAGCGCTGCGCCGGGGGTGGGCACGCCCTTCTCCTATGCTGTGCCCGGCCAGGCCAACGAACTGGTCCTCATCGAGTGGGGCAACAACCCCATGGAGATCCTCATCAACGACAAG GTGGCCAAGCTGCCCTTTGTCATCAATGATGGGAAGTGGCACCACATCTGTATCACCTGGACCACCCGGGATGGGGTCTGGGAAGCCTACCAGGATGGCACCCAAGGTGGCAATGGCGAGAACCTGGCACCCTATCACCCCATCAAGCCACAAGGCGTGCTGGTGCTGGGCCAGGAGCAG GACACTCTGGGTGGTGGATTTGATGCCACTCAAGCATTCGTGGGTGAGCTCGCCCATTTCAACATCTGGGACCGCAAGCTGACACCTGGGGAGGTCTACAACCTGGCCACCTGCAGCACCAAGGCCCTTTCTGGCAACGTCATCGCCTGGTCTGAGTCCCACATTGAGATCTACGGCGGAGCCACCAAGTGGACATTCGAAGCCTGTCGCCAGATCAACTGA